From the genome of Pleuronectes platessa chromosome 19, fPlePla1.1, whole genome shotgun sequence:
gagctgctgaCGGACACCGACACATCTCCTCGACGGCTTCTCGAAATACCTTCAACCGTCGCGGCGATGGCCACGCTCCTTCTCTAGCGGCCCTTCCGTGTCTCCTGACCGGGTAAGTTTCGACTCGTGCACCGTCTCGTCCCGTGGGGAGAGAGCCGAGGCTGGGAGTGCGAGCTGTGGCCCAATACAAAGGCTTTCTTCGGCGGAGAAAATGCCGGGGCTGCAGCAGCCGGGAGGCCCGCTTGTGTCTTTCAAGTCACCGACTAGCCGCGGTTCTCCCCACCGACGTTTTCCCATCTTCCCCGTCCTTTTTCGTATGTAAAGCACCTCCGTGTTTAACTTCAACAAGTCCGTGGGTATTTAATCCGAGTTTAGCGGCGCCACAGAGCGAATTTAGCGGGTTTTGACAACCGTGGCCGTCCACAAGAAACATGGTTGCTCTGCGGAGTCTCCTGACGCCTCATGCCGGGCAGCGGTGCAGTGGCTGCCGCTTGGCGGTTACGGGGACAGCCGGGGTTTGTCTGTAGCTACAAGGAAAACGTCCGGGAGGGGAACTGTTCGCAGCGACACGTTTCGCTTGTGTAATAGATGGAAATGGTGCCCACTGATGCTGGCAGGTCTGGAGAAACTTTCTTTGTACACATGATGTGTCAAACAAAGTTGGCGTCTGACCGGGCTCAGGTTTCGATGCTACTCTTTAGCTCACTCGATGCGCCTTTCGGCATTTTTTCAGCGGGGCGGCTACGGTGACCACATCCTGGttcatccttccaccagctTCAAAAGCCCGTGGAAGAGGCTGTTGTTGGAGATGTAGTGACTCAGGGTCCGGCCGCAGTCGGTGGCTGTTTTGTCCGTGCAGCCTGCACACTGAGCCGGGAGGGGTGGATGTAGCTACACCTTGAAGCATCGCAGCAAAACGACTCCTCGCCCGGGTTAATGTCCCCCGATAGCATGCTTGTTCGTGGGGGGGTTGCTGCACGGTTTAACTCTGGTTCTGGACGTATCACGTTAACTCACAGGACAGTGTCCCAATCCTACTGGGTTCATGCTCCACAGGACAAGTCCGTCCTCTGTCCAATCTGTGTGCAACACATGGTGATAACAGTCTATGCACCATTTAACCGACATCTGCAGTCTAGAGAAGGTATTTAACCGGTTTTActaaaattcaaattcaaattctgATCTACGAGAACAAAATCCGGACTGTGAAAAGCAATAAAGTAGCCGATGTaaagacagacagtgtcattAACAATGGTGAGGTATACTCACATCCTTTACTTTAGTTGAAGTACTAATATGTAGAAATCACTCAAATACAAGTTAATTTCCTACTGCATTCAAAAGCCCTTGTAAGTCAGAGTGCAGAACTTCACTGTATTATCAGAAAAATGCAGGTGAAATGTCTGAGGTGATATATTATTACATATGACATTATTATGTATGAATAGTGTTGGCAGTAAAAACTGTTAGAGTAGTTTAATCGGAACTAAAGTGGAGTGAAGTAGTTGCAACCATGGGACATAAGGCCCGTCCATAGACAGGAGGGCACATCCAGGGGGTCACAAAATGAATCTGGAGGGATGTGGACATGATTAataggagaggaaaaggaaacaaatctGCTGTACACATCTGTAATCATTGAATAGTTCTACTATGACCTTGCTATGGTGAGAGAATCCAGGCGCTGTGTTTTTGTGAGGGGTCACAAGTCAAAAATGAGCTACTGAAGTTAATGGGTTTTAATGTCAAACCATATAAACATTTCCATCCAACATGAATGTAAAGTAACATAACATTTAAGTAATAAcgtaaagtacaagtacctcaaaactGCACATTAATTCGACAAAGACAAGTTAGATAAATATGATCATTTAAAGCTGTTTGATTTGTGAAATAAACTCAGCAATTAGACGAGAAGAAGCCAAGGCAACCTGTAACTTCAGTTCCTACTCCTACAGCATCTTACCTGCTTTGATTTGGAGGAAGTAGTGTGAAGGTTTAATTGGCTAATTAGTGCAAACTATTGATCATAACTGTTTCCCTGATGCCTGTCAGGCTCGATAAATATAGAATATGTGACTCTCAAATTGATTGAGAGGAGTCTGGGGAGCTTTAGGGCTCTTTTAGGGGGTTTCACGGAGCCCCCGCCCTATAAATTGACTATTTACCAACCTAAACAATATAAGAAAGAGAAGATGTGTTAAATGAACTACTGAGATGATGGATTTCTTTTACCTTAGTCTAGAACGGTTTGGAAAACACCTGGTTGTATAATTCAgttgtaaaatgtgtttaaaagtaAATGTCAACCAGTAAAAGAATGAGTATTAACCAATGCCATAATAAACTAGACAACTAATGGGTCTAAGGGACTTATCATAGAAAATGCATCACATTACCAAGTGCAGTAGAATGTGATATTGAAAGTTTTATTTGGCCTTCCAAAATATGGTTTTAATGCTCACATCACAGCCTCAGGGAAGCCCTATGGCGGGATCCCTAAGTGGACAAATTGGACAACTGACCTGGGGTCCCAGTTCCTTGGCTCATTTGTGACAATTACTTTGCGGTAATTACATTATTGCTCATTTGTTGCAGCATGCACCCTATTAAAGAAGATGAACTTTACGTTGGACCCTGCATCTTGACTAAATCTGAATTCTCTGagaataccttttttttttttttttattccaaattggtttgatagatagatagagggatactttattaatcccgtgggaaattttgatcatccagtagcttatacacttatacatacataaatcacatatgcatattacagatacaggaatgggtctgaccctatggtacagaatgcaatgatgtgattgtgtcagtgtccagtaggaaagtgttcttgtgctgctggagtgcatagtacaagaaaatatatatatacgaaatatatataaatatataagaatatgtaagtGTTTGTGGTTAATTACCATGAATAGTTTGATGTAATGAATTATAATCTTGCCTGCTGTGTAAGAGTTTTGATGCACCTGAAAACTTAGTTATATCACAATAAATGCCTCTGAAGCATTAATACTCCTTATGGATGGTCGATGAAAAATTGGGAGTAACTATCACAATATACGTTTCATCAATATCACTATACCAAAAGTTCAACAGataaatttatataaaatatatattatgaagATGATTATTTTGAATGTACTTTGACCTTCCTGGAaccatttttgttttcttcatagATTGAACGATGTGATTGGGATCGGAGGCAGCTGCACTCCAGTGGTCGAGGACCTCACCCTACACTAGAATGTACTTGATGAATGTGCCACCTGTCGCAGTGACAACAGAATGGAGAACATGTGGCCCACCTGGAGGCTATAGCCTTCAGTGCTTCAATGACTCTGACCCTGAGTTGTCCACCAGAGGCACACCTATCTCAGACAAGGTCCAGATGATCATAGAGAGCCTTAGGAGCACCCAGTCCTCACTCGAGATGGGCGACGAGCTGGAGAGAAATGTGCTATCAGGACAAGACGATCATTCCGAAGTCTGCAAGGTTGCAATGGGTTCTTATGTGGGTGCCAAATCCAAAATTAAAGGTCCCACTGAAACCCAGCAAGCTGATGCTTCCTCCCCAATCAACCATGAGAGCAGTGACTCCGACAGTGATGGTTCTGTGGACAGAGGAATTGAGGAGGCAATAGTGGAATACCTGAAAGAAAAGGGTGATAACAAACGCAAAGCAGACCCTTGTTCCTCGTTTCTCCAAGCTTCCAAAATTCAGAGGAAGAATACAGCTAGTCCTGATGTTTCTGAACAGATCTCTAACATTAATACGTTCATGTTTTCAAGCAACCCCTATCCAAACAGTTTCAAAGTCGAAACCCTGACAGCACCAGCTGTTATACCGGTAAAAAAGTCTCACAAAAAAAAGGCCTCCCTTAACGACAATATTGTGAAGACATTCGATTCTGATAAAATTCCAATGAACAAAAGTTCAGCCTTCCAAATAAAGGTGGAAGAAGACTCCAATGATTCCAGTAGTGATGATGGCATTGAAGAAGCCATTCAAAGATACCAGCTCGAAAAAATGGAGCAGCAGAACATAGGTGAAGAATTAAATCTCCCTGCAATCAAAGGGGAGTCTGATTCCACAAGCGATGATGGGATTGAAGAAGCTATTCGCTGCTACCAACTTAAGCAAATTAAGGAGAAGAGTGTCCTGAAACCATTCACGAAAACAAAAGATCCCTGCAGTAGTTTGTTTATACCAGGTGTTGGAAGTACAAGCATTGGAAGCATGAATAAACCCaaagtgaggaagaagaagaccaGAACGGAGAAAGAAGGGAAGTCTGTACCACCATCTGCTTCTATATCCAAGAATTCACTATCAGAGAACCAGAGAGGTAATGGAAATGGTTTACTTTCATTTAAAGTAGAATGTCTTAAAGATCAACCTACACCTGCTCCTCCAAAGGCAAACACAACGGCAGAGCTCATGTGTGCTGAGGCAATATTGGACATTTCGAAAACTGTTTTGCCCGGAGTCTTCCATCCCAGTGTTGACCTTGGCAGTTCTGCCACCAATGAATCTCCCTCAAAGTCTTCAACTCCCGACACTTGCCCAGATGAGGAAAGTGATGACAGCTCAATCGATAGTGAAGATGGGATTGAGCAGGAGATCAGAAATTTTCTTGAGCAGAAGGCCCAAGTTAACAAACTGCCACCTTGCTCCTCTGTTACCCAAGAGCCTCAAAGTGAGAATGATCCAGAAAAAGTGAAAGCAAAACAAGTTGCAACCCAGAAGAAACCTTCAAGAATGTCGGtgacacaaagaagaaaattcAAAGAGGAAAACATTAGCGAACCCATCATGTCAGGTATTGATAAAAACATTACAGTAACAGCCCCGATATCTTTACCTGATCACAGAAAAGATTTGAGCCCACTGATGTTTTCCAACAGAAGTCAGACTCACCCAATAGCTGGATTACATAAGACTGAACAAAGTGGAGATAAAAGCAGCTCACTTGACAGTGACGAGGACCTAGACACTGCTATAAAAGACCTGCTCAAgacaaaaaagaagacaaagaaaaagacaagaGACTTGAAGCGGCAATCAAGGATGGGCCTTAATGATGAAGAATCACTGCTAACAATTGCCTCACAGACCAAAAAGTCAAAACCTGAGCCTTTTTCTAAGCGCAGTGCTGTGAAGAAAGTGCAGAAGattaaagaggaagtgaaagagaCGACTGGATTGAGTCAGAAGAACTTTTCTCAACCTAAACAAACTGATCAAAGTAGCaagcaggatgtgcatggaggTGAAACGCCGACATTGAAAGGGACTGACGGTCAAGACTCCATTTCGCTGCACAACTCTCCCACTCTTCTTGAGGTAAAGGAAGACAGTACTTCAGTAGACAGCGATGATAGCATTGAGCAAGAGATCAGAAGATTTCTGGCTGAAAAGGCCAAAGTTCCGACTGCAGTGAAAAGTAAAGACGCAGATGCATCACGGAATGGTACTGTCGTGGTTTGTAGCCCACTTCGAGAAGAAGATATCAAACAGGAAAATCAGCTGGCTGAAATTCCAAGACAAAGTATCACCAACCCTTTCTCTAGGCAGTCTCTTCCAACCCCACAGAGTTGGGTGCCAGACATCTCAACCGTTGGTGCACAGTCACGTCCGTCCTCAGTCCAGTCTTGTAGCCCAAGTCTTTTGGTGCCAGCAGATGGGGCAGGGGCTGCTAGAACCGAGCAAAGGTGGTCTAACAGTGAAGTACAGGAAGTCGCCCCACAGCCCGAGAGAGTTAAACCGGTTTTGAGTTCCAGCATTGCCCATTCTCGTTCTGAGTCAATCAAGTGGCGTCAGAGCCTGGGACTTCCAATTACTGACACAGGGACTCTCAGTCGGCTACCATTCCTTATCACCTCATCTAAAATCAGCAAGACTGCATCAGCAACTCTACCATATCAAAGCACAGGCATCCACCTCAGTTCACAGACTCCAGTCTCTGCTTGGTCCTCCACAAGGACCAGTGTAGCACCCTGCCCCTGGACTACAGAGAAGACTGTGAATGCCACATACAGATCCCCTGTTTTGAACATATTGTCCTCTCCCAGGCAGCAACCAAGGTTGTCCTTTACACAGAGCCAGGCACCTGGCCACAGCTCACCTTGCCCTTTAGAAGGAGAGACGCAGAGTATGGTGCATATGCCTAAGGACAAGAGTGTGTTTGTTGAACTGGAATCAAACCGGACCAACCATGTCCAGGTCCGAAGCAGGGAAAGGAGCGAGGGAAAGGAGAAAACAGATTTGCTAGT
Proteins encoded in this window:
- the ppp1r26 gene encoding protein phosphatase 1 regulatory subunit 26 isoform X1, with amino-acid sequence MYLMNVPPVAVTTEWRTCGPPGGYSLQCFNDSDPELSTRGTPISDKVQMIIESLRSTQSSLEMGDELERNVLSGQDDHSEVCKVAMGSYVGAKSKIKGPTETQQADASSPINHESSDSDSDGSVDRGIEEAIVEYLKEKGDNKRKADPCSSFLQASKIQRKNTASPDVSEQISNINTFMFSSNPYPNSFKVETLTAPAVIPVKKSHKKKASLNDNIVKTFDSDKIPMNKSSAFQIKVEEDSNDSSSDDGIEEAIQRYQLEKMEQQNIGEELNLPAIKGESDSTSDDGIEEAIRCYQLKQIKEKSVLKPFTKTKDPCSSLFIPGVGSTSIGSMNKPKVRKKKTRTEKEGKSVPPSASISKNSLSENQRGNGNGLLSFKVECLKDQPTPAPPKANTTAELMCAEAILDISKTVLPGVFHPSVDLGSSATNESPSKSSTPDTCPDEESDDSSIDSEDGIEQEIRNFLEQKAQVNKLPPCSSVTQEPQSENDPEKVKAKQVATQKKPSRMSVTQRRKFKEENISEPIMSGIDKNITVTAPISLPDHRKDLSPLMFSNRSQTHPIAGLHKTEQSGDKSSSLDSDEDLDTAIKDLLKTKKKTKKKTRDLKRQSRMGLNDEESLLTIASQTKKSKPEPFSKRSAVKKVQKIKEEVKETTGLSQKNFSQPKQTDQSSKQDVHGGETPTLKGTDGQDSISLHNSPTLLEVKEDSTSVDSDDSIEQEIRRFLAEKAKVPTAVKSKDADASRNGTVVVCSPLREEDIKQENQLAEIPRQSITNPFSRQSLPTPQSWVPDISTVGAQSRPSSVQSCSPSLLVPADGAGAARTEQRWSNSEVQEVAPQPERVKPVLSSSIAHSRSESIKWRQSLGLPITDTGTLSRLPFLITSSKISKTASATLPYQSTGIHLSSQTPVSAWSSTRTSVAPCPWTTEKTVNATYRSPVLNILSSPRQQPRLSFTQSQAPGHSSPCPLEGETQSMVHMPKDKSVFVELESNRTNHVQVRSRERSEGKEKTDLLVEIKKEGKRLKIGDKEMHLERKQEEFVDEADCESVNRGNPEKKQGFSTLSLSSAIDPGITIRPCVALTTEERSRMFCRKILSENCKKGKASRVSIPVQKRKRLQGVKRKLQFIPVDRYGIVSSASDHYQTEQ
- the ppp1r26 gene encoding protein phosphatase 1 regulatory subunit 26 isoform X2, coding for MYLMNVPPVAVTTEWRTCGPPGGYSLQCFNDSDPELSTRGTPISDKVQMIIESLRSTQSSLEMGDELERNVLSGQDDHSEVCKVAMGSYVGAKSKIKGPTETQQADASSPINHESSDSDSDGSVDRGIEEAIVEYLKEKGDNKRKADPCSSFLQASKIQRKNTASPDVSEQISNINTFMFSSNPYPNSFKVETLTAPAVIPVKKSHKKKASLNDNIVKTFDSDKIPMNKSSAFQIKVEEDSNDSSSDDGIEEAIQRYQLEKMEQQNIGEELNLPAIKGESDSTSDDGIEEAIRCYQLKQIKEKSVLKPFTKTKDPCSSLFIPGVGSTSIGSMNKPKVRKKKTRTEKEGKSVPPSASISKNSLSENQRGNGNGLLSFKVECLKDQPTPAPPKANTTAELMCAEAILDISKTVLPGVFHPSVDLGSSATNESPSKSSTPDTCPDEESDDSSIDSEDGIEQEIRNFLEQKAQVNKLPPCSSVTQEPQSENDPEKVKAKQVATQKKPSRMSVTQRRKFKEENISEPIMSGIDKNITVTAPISLPDHRKDLSPLMFSNRSQTHPIAGLHKTEQSGDKSSSLDSDEDLDTAIKDLLKTKKKTKKKTRDLKRQSRMGLNDEESLLTIASQTKKSKPEPFSKRSAVKKVQKIKEEVKETTGLSQKNFSQPKQTDQSSKQDVHGGETPTLKGTDGQDSISLHNSPTLLEVKEDSTSVDSDDSIEQEIRRFLAEKAKVPTAVKSKDADASRNGTVVVCSPLREEDIKQENQLAEIPRQSITNPFSRQSLPTPQSWVPDISTVGAQSRPSSVQSCSPSLLVPADGAGAARTEQRWSNSEVQEVAPQPERVKPVLSSSIAHSRSESIKWRQSLGLPITDTGTLSRLPFLITSSKISKTASATLPYQSTGIHLSSQTPVSAWSSTRTSVAPCPWTTEKTVNATYRSPVLNILSSPRQQPRLSFTQSQAPGHSSPCPLEGETQSMVHMPKDKSVFVELESNRTNHVQVRSRERSEGKEKTDLLVEIKKEGKRLKIGDKEMHLERKQEEFVDEADCESVNRGNPEKKQGFSTLSLSSAIDPGITIRPCVALTTEERSRMFCRKILSENCKKGKASRVSIPVQKRKRLQGVKRKLQFIPVDRRSEAPSKQRMTK